The Vicinamibacterales bacterium DNA segment CGCCGCGGGACCGTCCCGCAACGAGCGGCGGCTCGCGCAGGATCTCGATCGCATCTTCACGGCCCCGGCCATGGAGCACGGGCTCTGGGGCGTCGACGTCAGATCGCTCGACAGCCGCCGCGTGCTCTACGCGCGCAATGCCGGCACGCTGATGATGCCGGCATCCAACCTGAAGATTCTCACGCTGGCCGCGGCCGCGGAATCACTCGGCTGGGACTATCGCTTCAAGACGACGCTCGAGACGGTCGCCGACGTCGAAGACGGCGCCCTGAAGGGCGACCTCATCGTCCGCGGCACGGGCGATCCCACGATCAACGGCCGCGACGGCCGCGCCGCGGCCGTCTTCGACTCGTGGGCCGCCTCGCTGAGAGCCGCCGGCATCACCCGCATCGACGGCGGCGTCGTCGCCGACGACAGCGCGTTCGATCGAACCGGCATCGGCCAGGGCTGGTCATGGGACTACCTCCAGGACGGCTACGCCGCTCCGGCCGGCGCGCTCGAATACAACGAGAACGTCGGGACGGTGACGGTGCGCCCGGGAGCGATGGCTGGCGACCAGGCGGCGATCGAGCTGACGCCGCTCGTCGGGCTGCAGCTGCTGCATCGCGTCGTAACGGGCGACGCCGGTTCGACGACCGCCGTCACCGTGACGCGACAGGCCGATGCCGCCGCGCTCGAGATCGGTGGATCGATCGCCGCCGGCGCCCCGCCGCTGACGCGGCAGGTGGCTGTGGCGAACCCGGCACGCTATTTCGCGCACTCGCTGCTGCTCGCGCTCGTCGATCGCGGGATTGCCGTCCGTGGCCTGCCCGTCGAGATACAGGAGTGGCAGTACCGCGTAGCGCAGCTGCCGCGGCGCGTGCTCGTCGAAACGTCGTCGCCGCCGCTACGCGAGATCGCCACGACGATGATGAAAGTCAGCCAGAATCTCTACGCCGAAACGCTGCTGCGGGCGATGGGCGCGGCCCGCTCGGGCAAGCCGGGATCGGCCGACGCCGGCATCGAGGCGGCGCGCGCCGTGTTCACGGCGTGGGGCGTCGCGCCTGACGGCTACGTGCAGGTCGACGGCTCAGGGCTGTCCCGCTACGACTACGTCACCGCCGAGACGATCGTCGCCGTCCTCGAGCAC contains these protein-coding regions:
- the dacB gene encoding D-alanyl-D-alanine carboxypeptidase/D-alanyl-D-alanine-endopeptidase, with the protein product MRSSRRGSTALLVAATVLTAAAAGPSRNERRLAQDLDRIFTAPAMEHGLWGVDVRSLDSRRVLYARNAGTLMMPASNLKILTLAAAAESLGWDYRFKTTLETVADVEDGALKGDLIVRGTGDPTINGRDGRAAAVFDSWAASLRAAGITRIDGGVVADDSAFDRTGIGQGWSWDYLQDGYAAPAGALEYNENVGTVTVRPGAMAGDQAAIELTPLVGLQLLHRVVTGDAGSTTAVTVTRQADAAALEIGGSIAAGAPPLTRQVAVANPARYFAHSLLLALVDRGIAVRGLPVEIQEWQYRVAQLPRRVLVETSSPPLREIATTMMKVSQNLYAETLLRAMGAARSGKPGSADAGIEAARAVFTAWGVAPDGYVQVDGSGLSRYDYVTAETIVAVLEHLHADPRHEAAFASTLAIAGKDGTVASRMKATRAEANAIAKTGSISNVRALSGYVRTRDGETLAFSILANSFAIPAATVNYITDLAVERLANHRNR